One window of Bacteroidales bacterium genomic DNA carries:
- a CDS encoding S46 family peptidase, whose product MKKLFLLLALVISFSFRLFADEGMWLLPLVERLNITKMQQLGLRLTAEDIYSINHSSLKDAVVALDHGMCTAEFISAEGLLLTNHHCGFSEIQAHSTLEHDYLTNGFWAMTRDQELPNPGKTVTFLIRMEDVSDRILSGLTYDMTEDERSKKIKEISDKITKEATDSINKYEAKVESFFEGNKFYLLVYQTYKDVRLVGAPPSSIGKFGGDTDNWMWPRHTGDFSLFRVYCAPDGSPAEYSPNNVPLKPKKFLPVSIKGVHKGDYTMIMGYPGRTDRYLPSWGILETQQINNPIRIKVRGMKLDIWQRDMNADPKIRLQYADKYATSSNYYKYSIGQQRGFRLLPLIGERQALEKNFSDWVAANPERKARYGNALQLIRDAYDGRKEYVQASQYLMEALYNGIEVLEYSLVIDKLYMALRFGKDSAARAKAYADEIKKNAHKFYKDYNLETDKKTAAAMLKLFYDNVAQEFHPDIFSTIQKKYKGDFNRYVDYLYSKSIFVKEDLFLNFLSKPDLNKLDKDPVIVLLKSFLSKYFEIDAMMSRFNANLDRGQRLFLAGLMEMQNDRVFYPDANSTMRLTYGTVGDYKPMDAVFYDYKTTLAGVIEKEDPGSLDFAVEPKLKELFRNKDYGRYGENGEMPVCFITNNDITGGNSGSPVMNANGELVGIAFDGNWEGMTGDIQYDPEKQKTICVDIRYVLFIIDKFAGASHLLNEMQIVE is encoded by the coding sequence ATGAAAAAACTGTTCCTGTTACTGGCGCTCGTCATTTCTTTCTCATTCCGGCTTTTTGCCGACGAAGGCATGTGGCTTCTTCCGCTGGTTGAAAGGCTGAATATCACCAAAATGCAGCAGCTTGGCCTCAGGCTTACGGCCGAAGACATTTACAGCATCAATCACTCCTCGCTGAAAGATGCTGTGGTTGCTCTGGACCATGGCATGTGTACGGCTGAGTTTATTTCGGCCGAAGGGCTTCTGCTCACCAACCACCATTGCGGTTTCAGCGAAATACAGGCACACAGCACCCTCGAACACGATTACCTGACCAACGGCTTCTGGGCTATGACCCGCGACCAGGAACTTCCCAATCCCGGAAAAACCGTTACCTTTCTTATCCGGATGGAAGATGTAAGCGACCGCATCCTTTCAGGCCTCACCTACGACATGACCGAAGATGAACGCAGCAAAAAAATTAAAGAAATCAGCGATAAGATTACCAAAGAAGCTACCGACAGCATCAACAAATACGAGGCAAAAGTGGAATCGTTTTTCGAAGGGAATAAGTTCTATCTTCTTGTTTACCAAACATATAAGGATGTCCGGCTGGTCGGAGCCCCTCCCTCCTCCATAGGTAAATTCGGGGGCGATACCGATAACTGGATGTGGCCCAGGCACACAGGCGATTTTTCCCTGTTCAGGGTTTACTGCGCGCCCGATGGCTCTCCGGCTGAATATTCACCCAACAACGTTCCCCTGAAACCCAAAAAATTCCTGCCCGTATCCATCAAAGGGGTACACAAAGGAGATTATACCATGATCATGGGGTATCCCGGAAGAACCGACCGGTACCTCCCTTCATGGGGAATACTGGAAACCCAGCAGATTAACAATCCCATCCGCATCAAAGTGCGAGGTATGAAACTCGATATCTGGCAGCGCGATATGAACGCTGACCCGAAAATCAGGCTCCAGTATGCCGACAAATACGCTACTTCCAGCAACTACTACAAATATTCCATCGGGCAGCAGAGAGGGTTCAGGCTTCTGCCCCTCATCGGAGAAAGGCAGGCACTGGAAAAAAATTTTTCTGACTGGGTTGCGGCCAATCCGGAAAGAAAAGCCCGATACGGCAACGCCCTCCAGCTGATCCGCGATGCATACGACGGGAGAAAAGAATACGTTCAGGCTTCGCAATACCTGATGGAAGCCCTCTACAACGGTATTGAAGTCCTCGAATATTCGCTGGTTATCGATAAACTCTATATGGCCCTGCGGTTTGGAAAAGACAGCGCCGCACGTGCTAAAGCCTATGCCGACGAAATCAAAAAGAATGCCCATAAATTCTATAAAGACTATAACCTGGAAACCGATAAAAAGACAGCCGCGGCCATGCTGAAACTCTTTTACGATAACGTCGCCCAGGAATTTCATCCCGATATTTTCAGCACCATTCAGAAAAAATACAAGGGAGATTTTAACCGGTATGTCGATTACCTGTATTCGAAATCCATTTTTGTAAAAGAAGATCTGTTTCTTAATTTTCTCAGCAAACCGGATCTGAACAAACTGGACAAAGACCCGGTAATCGTTCTGCTGAAATCATTTCTTTCGAAATACTTTGAAATTGATGCCATGATGTCGCGTTTCAATGCAAACCTTGATCGCGGGCAAAGACTTTTTCTGGCCGGCCTGATGGAAATGCAGAACGACAGGGTATTTTACCCCGATGCCAACAGCACCATGCGGCTTACTTATGGTACCGTGGGAGATTATAAGCCCATGGACGCGGTGTTTTATGATTACAAAACCACCCTGGCAGGCGTGATCGAGAAAGAGGATCCGGGAAGCCTTGATTTTGCAGTGGAACCCAAACTGAAAGAACTGTTCAGAAACAAGGATTATGGCCGCTACGGAGAAAACGGGGAAATGCCGGTGTGCTTTATTACCAACAACGACATCACAGGAGGAAATTCAGGCAGTCCGGTTATGAACGCAAACGGAGAACTGGTAGGCATTGCATTTGACGGAAACTGGGAAGGAATGACCGGCGACATCCAGTATGACCCTGAAAAACAGAAAACCATCTGTGTCGATATCCGGTATGTACTTTTCATTATTGACAAGTTTGCCGGAGCCTCGCATTTGCTGAATGAAATGCAGATTGTTGAATAG
- a CDS encoding HAMP domain-containing histidine kinase, which translates to MKFLTKINRNYLILFTTILLTVTIAGYFVLHIIIMRGAKERLLGKMYLIEKEIANTGEIPNLYPIIEIQKTSEAPVIKPTFKEVIIRNEMENEDEIFLEYSKKIKVNDSWYLVKLRQSSFENEDLILILALTLFTLLSSAFIISFFITKRMNKTVWADFEHNLHEIESFGLSQNQNISLLETSIEEFQRLNQVINNLTHKLKSDYLMLKEFTENVSHEIQTPLSIALLNLEQILQQDLKEETFQRVVKSINALKRLSALNQSLILLAKIENKQFITDKEISFKELVSRKEKEFSILFEAKKLDIKLLIEQDFIVEMNEQLADILINNLFSNAINHNIVGGDIRIFMNAKTFEICNTGENNLLTDDTIFNRFVSGNPKSYGLGLAIVKKICETSNLNIRYLKNDYHCFIINSKI; encoded by the coding sequence ATGAAATTTTTGACGAAAATTAACCGCAATTATTTGATACTTTTTACTACCATCCTGCTTACGGTAACGATTGCCGGATATTTTGTTCTGCATATTATCATCATGCGCGGGGCGAAAGAAAGACTACTGGGAAAAATGTATCTCATAGAGAAAGAGATCGCAAATACAGGAGAAATTCCAAACCTCTATCCGATTATTGAAATACAAAAGACCAGCGAGGCACCTGTTATCAAACCAACATTCAAAGAAGTGATTATACGGAATGAAATGGAGAACGAAGACGAAATCTTCCTGGAATATTCAAAAAAAATTAAAGTTAATGATTCATGGTATCTGGTAAAATTGCGTCAATCGTCTTTTGAAAATGAAGATTTGATTTTAATTTTAGCTCTTACCCTTTTCACGTTGCTTTCTTCAGCATTTATTATATCGTTCTTTATAACAAAAAGAATGAATAAAACAGTATGGGCCGATTTTGAACATAATCTTCATGAAATTGAAAGCTTCGGCTTGAGTCAAAATCAAAATATTTCACTTTTAGAAACAAGCATCGAAGAGTTTCAGCGACTGAATCAGGTAATCAATAATTTAACGCATAAATTGAAGTCGGATTATTTAATGCTGAAAGAGTTTACAGAAAATGTCTCGCATGAAATTCAAACCCCTCTTTCGATTGCTTTGCTCAATTTGGAGCAAATCCTTCAACAGGATTTGAAGGAAGAAACCTTTCAAAGAGTGGTTAAATCTATAAATGCTTTAAAACGGCTTTCTGCATTGAATCAAAGTCTTATTTTACTTGCAAAAATCGAAAACAAACAATTCATAACTGATAAAGAAATCTCTTTCAAAGAGCTTGTAAGCCGTAAGGAAAAGGAATTTTCCATTCTTTTTGAAGCAAAAAAACTGGATATAAAGTTGCTAATAGAGCAGGATTTTATAGTTGAAATGAATGAACAGCTTGCAGATATATTAATTAACAATTTATTTTCAAATGCCATTAATCATAATATCGTTGGCGGCGATATCAGAATATTTATGAACGCAAAAACTTTTGAAATATGTAACACCGGTGAAAATAACTTACTGACGGATGATACTATTTTCAATCGTTTTGTCAGTGGCAACCCGAAGTCATATGGACTGGGCCTGGCGATTGTTAAAAAAATCTGTGAGACCAGTAATCTGAATATTCGTTACCTGAAGAATGATTACCATTGTTTTATAATTAATTCAAAAATTTAA
- a CDS encoding glycosyltransferase family 4 protein, translating to MLYERMPYRIAVNTRLLLAGKLDGIGNFTYETLRRLVTEHPEHEFWFLFDRPFSKEFLFGPNVKPLVIPPPARHPVLWHIWFQWSLPLAIRRIKPHLFLSPDGFLPLRCSVPCIPVIHDLNFEHRPQDLPFLTRTFYHHFFPRFARKAARIVTVSEYSRTDISRTYTIPESKIDVCYNGASERFVPLPPDEQMRVRRTFTGGSPYFIMVGSLHPRKNIVTALKAFELYRRENPSGIKLVLAGPAWFGKKEIHHTWKKMQYRTDVIFTGRVPTETLHRLLASSLALVCISHFEGFGIPLLEAMHCDVPVIASRVTSLPEVAGDAALYVDPNDAASVARAMETLSNDDNIRQSLIEKGRLRRNVFSWDRTAGLLWQSMENVLRSNHDATAL from the coding sequence ATGCTGTACGAAAGAATGCCTTACCGGATTGCCGTGAATACGCGTTTGCTGCTGGCCGGGAAACTGGACGGAATCGGCAATTTCACCTACGAAACCCTGAGAAGGCTTGTTACAGAACACCCGGAACATGAGTTCTGGTTTCTTTTTGACCGGCCCTTTTCGAAAGAATTTCTGTTTGGTCCGAATGTAAAACCGTTGGTCATACCTCCTCCTGCCCGTCACCCTGTGCTCTGGCACATATGGTTTCAGTGGTCTTTACCCCTGGCAATACGACGGATAAAGCCCCACCTTTTTTTATCGCCCGACGGGTTTCTGCCGCTCCGCTGCTCTGTGCCCTGCATACCCGTTATTCACGATCTGAACTTTGAACACCGCCCTCAGGATCTTCCTTTTCTTACCCGCACCTTTTACCATCATTTTTTTCCGCGCTTTGCCAGAAAGGCCGCCCGCATTGTCACCGTCTCGGAATACAGCCGGACCGACATCTCCCGTACCTACACCATTCCGGAAAGCAAAATTGACGTTTGTTACAACGGCGCTTCCGAAAGGTTTGTTCCGCTGCCTCCCGACGAACAAATGAGGGTCCGCAGAACGTTTACGGGTGGAAGCCCTTATTTTATAATGGTTGGTTCGCTTCACCCCAGAAAAAACATTGTCACGGCCCTGAAGGCATTTGAACTCTACCGCAGGGAAAATCCTTCCGGCATCAAACTGGTTCTTGCAGGTCCTGCCTGGTTTGGGAAAAAGGAAATACACCACACCTGGAAAAAAATGCAATACAGGACGGATGTGATTTTTACCGGCAGGGTGCCCACAGAAACCCTGCATCGGCTGCTGGCCTCCTCCCTTGCCCTGGTATGCATTTCCCACTTCGAAGGTTTCGGAATTCCACTGCTTGAAGCGATGCACTGCGATGTTCCGGTTATTGCTTCCCGGGTAACTTCGTTGCCCGAAGTGGCCGGTGATGCTGCCCTGTACGTTGATCCGAACGATGCGGCTTCGGTGGCACGGGCTATGGAAACCCTCAGTAACGATGACAATATCCGTCAGAGCCTCATTGAAAAAGGACGCCTGCGCCGCAATGTTTTCAGCTGGGACCGCACGGCCGGCCTCCTCTGGCAAAGCATGGAAAACGTTCTCAGGAGCAACCATGATGCAACTGCACTATAA
- a CDS encoding efflux RND transporter periplasmic adaptor subunit has translation MKSAVNFILITFLLGFFVSCKSKTIDTTINTDVPKVAVKTTTVIYGEIDDIVSLNGKTVFLKKDAVISSITGYVKKVNVQYGDEVHKNDLLFEIQTKENRALENSGLDQELASLKSGIVSILAPSDGIISDLNANSTGMFVAEGAQLCTIVANKEITVLVNVPYQYNKWIKINKACKIILPDSTFLDGNIVKIMPLINAVTQTQDVLIKVRDNRQVPENLNVIVQFVRSNHSNAMLIPKEALLTNEAQQAFWVMKILHDSLAINVPVKKGFENNRMVEIFSPDISVNDTLISEGAYGLPDSTIVKVVK, from the coding sequence ATGAAATCAGCAGTAAATTTTATTTTAATAACCTTTTTGCTCGGATTTTTTGTTTCGTGCAAAAGCAAAACCATAGATACGACAATAAATACCGATGTACCCAAGGTAGCGGTCAAAACAACAACTGTTATATATGGTGAAATTGATGATATCGTTAGTTTAAACGGCAAAACAGTATTTCTGAAAAAAGATGCTGTTATTTCATCCATCACCGGATACGTGAAAAAAGTGAATGTTCAGTATGGTGATGAGGTGCATAAAAATGATCTTCTTTTCGAAATTCAGACCAAAGAAAACAGAGCGTTGGAAAATTCAGGACTTGATCAGGAACTGGCCTCATTAAAAAGCGGAATAGTAAGTATCCTTGCCCCATCTGATGGCATCATAAGCGACTTGAATGCCAATTCAACGGGAATGTTTGTTGCCGAAGGCGCCCAACTTTGCACCATTGTTGCCAATAAGGAAATAACAGTGCTGGTAAATGTTCCGTATCAATACAACAAATGGATCAAAATTAATAAAGCATGTAAGATTATATTGCCCGACAGCACCTTCCTCGATGGGAATATTGTTAAAATAATGCCTTTAATCAATGCAGTAACGCAAACGCAGGATGTTCTGATAAAAGTCCGGGATAACCGACAGGTACCTGAAAATTTGAATGTCATCGTTCAATTTGTCCGGTCAAACCATTCTAACGCCATGTTGATTCCCAAGGAAGCTCTGTTGACCAACGAAGCACAGCAGGCGTTTTGGGTGATGAAAATTCTGCACGACAGCCTTGCCATCAATGTACCTGTTAAAAAAGGATTTGAAAACAATCGGATGGTTGAAATCTTTTCCCCAGATATTTCGGTAAATGACACTTTAATAAGCGAAGGCGCTTACGGGTTGCCCGACAGC
- a CDS encoding ribonuclease HII, translated as MMQLHYNPSCIEAGCDEAGRGCLAGPVFAAAVILPPDFLEPRLRDSKKLSPSLRYELREIILSKALAWGVGMASPAEIDRLNILRATFLAMHRAIEKLSPVPDLLLIDGNRFVPYKDIPYHCIVKGDDLLAPVAAASVLAKTFRDDYMVQLHDEFPQYGWNKNKGYPTLFHRQALTLSGPSPHHRRSFLHPVQKELFT; from the coding sequence ATGATGCAACTGCACTATAACCCTTCGTGCATTGAGGCCGGATGCGATGAGGCCGGCAGAGGATGTCTCGCAGGACCGGTCTTCGCTGCGGCCGTAATTCTTCCTCCCGATTTCCTGGAACCCCGCCTGCGCGATTCAAAAAAACTCAGTCCATCCCTCCGCTACGAACTGCGTGAAATCATTCTCAGCAAAGCCCTTGCCTGGGGCGTAGGCATGGCCTCACCCGCAGAAATCGACCGGCTCAACATCCTCAGGGCAACTTTCCTTGCCATGCACAGAGCCATTGAGAAGCTTTCCCCCGTGCCCGACCTCCTGCTGATTGACGGAAACCGCTTTGTACCTTACAAAGACATCCCTTACCACTGCATTGTCAAGGGAGATGACCTCCTGGCTCCCGTTGCCGCCGCATCGGTACTTGCCAAAACCTTCCGCGACGACTATATGGTGCAACTGCATGATGAGTTTCCCCAGTACGGATGGAACAAAAACAAAGGGTACCCTACCCTGTTCCACCGCCAGGCACTCACCCTCAGCGGCCCCTCGCCCCATCACAGGAGATCTTTTTTGCATCCGGTTCAGAAAGAACTATTCACATAA
- a CDS encoding TolC family protein: protein MKTYIVQIVLLCLPGFIGAQQRNLDFYIRQAKASSPLINQANNNNKIVGLDLEQIRNILTKPEINVEASALLAPIIAHDNNRNRFQLVSNGANSYSGYDMALTDGGQYQSVISLRQPLFTGSRFGAYSEMADISRQINENRITLTAHELERIISQQYLLCLKAKRTAETNRQLLLVLGEQMDLMQKLVENAVYTQSDLMLLQIEYDNFKLNYESAQSDYLTNLFDLNLLSGIKDTVIVDLEEIKPQIKNPPVTASEFVNSYRLDSLGIIAEQNISNLKYKPQLNFFVNAGMNAVYLPAFNRFGFSTGLTLGWNIFDGYQRKLLKQKTEITLQTIDFEKQHFITQKEINENAILKQIDLVEKRKVLADSQLNEYDKLLKVYRAKLAQGEISVIDYKTIFRDLAEKKHERALLDLEEKALIISYNYWNY from the coding sequence TTGAAAACCTATATTGTACAAATAGTATTGTTATGTTTACCCGGATTTATAGGTGCTCAGCAACGGAACCTGGATTTTTACATCAGACAAGCCAAGGCATCAAGTCCACTGATTAACCAGGCGAACAACAACAATAAGATTGTCGGTCTTGACCTGGAACAAATCAGAAATATCCTTACAAAGCCTGAAATCAACGTAGAAGCCAGTGCCTTGTTAGCCCCTATTATTGCACATGACAATAATCGCAACCGTTTCCAACTGGTTTCGAATGGCGCAAACAGTTACTCCGGTTACGACATGGCATTGACCGATGGCGGACAGTATCAGTCGGTTATATCGCTCAGACAACCTTTGTTCACAGGTTCCCGTTTTGGAGCTTATTCTGAAATGGCCGACATTTCGCGACAGATAAATGAAAATCGTATTACGCTTACTGCGCACGAACTGGAAAGAATAATTAGTCAGCAATACCTTCTTTGCCTGAAAGCAAAAAGGACAGCTGAAACAAACCGGCAGCTTTTGCTGGTACTTGGCGAGCAAATGGACTTAATGCAAAAATTAGTTGAAAATGCTGTTTATACACAGTCAGATTTAATGTTGTTGCAGATTGAATATGATAATTTTAAACTGAATTACGAAAGTGCGCAGTCGGATTACCTGACGAACCTGTTTGACCTGAACCTGCTCAGTGGAATTAAGGACACCGTTATTGTTGACCTTGAGGAAATTAAACCACAAATAAAAAATCCTCCAGTTACAGCTTCAGAATTTGTAAATTCTTACCGGCTCGACAGTCTTGGCATTATTGCTGAACAGAACATCAGCAACCTTAAATACAAACCACAGCTCAATTTTTTTGTCAATGCTGGTATGAATGCCGTTTACCTGCCGGCGTTCAACCGGTTTGGTTTCAGCACCGGACTTACCCTTGGCTGGAATATTTTTGATGGCTACCAGAGGAAACTGTTAAAGCAGAAAACGGAGATAACCCTTCAAACGATCGATTTTGAGAAGCAGCATTTTATCACCCAAAAGGAGATTAATGAAAATGCCATTCTGAAACAGATTGATTTGGTTGAAAAGCGAAAGGTTCTGGCCGACAGCCAGTTAAACGAATACGATAAACTTCTGAAGGTTTATCGGGCCAAACTGGCGCAAGGTGAAATTTCAGTAATTGATTATAAAACAATATTCAGAGACCTGGCCGAAAAAAAGCATGAACGCGCTCTGCTCGACCTGGAAGAAAAGGCATTAATCATCTCATACAATTATTGGAATTACTAA
- a CDS encoding response regulator transcription factor gives MKVLIVEDEIELLTEISNYLTKENYICELAENFSKAYDKITIYEYDIILLDITLPDGNGLDLLKTIKKYNIKAGIIILSAKNSLDDKIIGLDQGADDYLTKPFQLSELNSRIKALLRRRNFSGSDIVTFNEITINTDSKIVTINDQQLTLTKKEYDILLFFIVNQNRVLTKEAIAEHLWEDTIDLADSFDFIYTHLNNIRKKIKQAGGKDYIRTIYGMGYKLSEK, from the coding sequence ATGAAGGTCCTTATTGTTGAAGATGAAATTGAATTACTGACTGAGATAAGCAACTATCTCACCAAAGAAAATTACATCTGCGAATTGGCTGAAAATTTTTCCAAAGCATATGACAAAATTACTATTTACGAATATGATATTATTCTGTTAGATATTACTTTACCCGATGGTAATGGTCTTGATTTGCTAAAAACAATCAAAAAATACAATATCAAAGCAGGAATTATTATTCTTTCGGCAAAAAACTCATTAGATGATAAAATTATCGGCCTCGACCAGGGTGCAGATGATTATTTGACAAAACCTTTTCAGTTGTCAGAATTAAATTCGAGGATAAAAGCTTTGCTGCGAAGAAGAAACTTTTCTGGTTCTGATATTGTAACTTTTAACGAAATAACAATTAACACAGACAGTAAAATCGTCACAATCAATGATCAGCAACTTACGCTTACTAAAAAGGAGTATGATATACTACTGTTCTTTATAGTAAACCAAAACCGTGTTCTGACAAAGGAAGCAATTGCAGAACACTTATGGGAGGATACCATTGATCTGGCAGATAGTTTTGATTTTATTTATACACACCTGAATAATATCCGCAAAAAAATAAAACAGGCAGGTGGGAAAGATTATATCAGAACAATTTACGGGATGGGCTACAAACTTTCGGAGAAATGA